CGCGCTCCCGCAGGTCACCGGTGGTCGACTGGACGGCCCGCTCCTTGTTGAGCTGGAGCATCTGGCGGCCCCGGCGCACCGCGCGCGCCAGGTCGGGCACGTCGCCGACCGGCAGCCGCGGGTGCAGCCCGGAGACGAAGCACAGCTCGGCGACGTACATGTTGCCGAGCCCCGCGAGCCTGGTCTGGTCGCGCAGCGCGTCGCCGACCTCGCGCTCGGGCTCCTCGCGCAGCCGGCGCAGCGCCTCCTCCTCGTCCCAGTCGGGACCCAGGAGGTCGGGGCCCAGGTGGCCCACCACCTCGTGCTCGTCGGCGGTCGGCAGCAGCTCGACCACGCCCAGGGAGAAGCCGACGGTGGTCACGGTGTCGTCGCCGAGGACCGCCCGCGCCTGGTAGGCGGGGCGCGGCCAGCGCCGACCGGGCGCCAGGGCGCGCCACGCGCCCTCCATCTTCAGGTGGGTGTGCAGCGTCAGCGGGGGACCGACGGGCGGGTGCAGCCGGGTCAGCAGGTGCTTGCCGCGCGAGACGGTGCCCTCGACCCGCGAGCCCACCAGGTCGGCGGTCGCGTGCTGGGGGACCCGCAGCTCGGCGACGGTCAGCACGTGGCCGGCCAGCGCCCGGTCGAGCAGCCGGGCGGCCCGGTAGACGGTGTCGCCCTCAGGCACGACCGCTCCTGAGCCGCAGCCCGCGCGGGGTGGAGACGAAGCCGGCGGAGGTCAGCGCCTCGCGCAGCGGGGTGTCACCCCGGCCGAGGAGCTGCTCGCCGTCGGCCTTCTCGACGGTGAGGCGGCCCAGCGCCCCGCGACGACGGCCTCGGCCAGGGCGGCGGTGGCCGGGCCGAGCAGCGCGGGCTCCTCGCTCCAGGTCAGCAGCGTGCGCCCGCCGCGCTCGACGT
The Nocardioides marinisabuli genome window above contains:
- a CDS encoding DNA-formamidopyrimidine glycosylase family protein, whose amino-acid sequence is MPEGDTVYRAARLLDRALAGHVLTVAELRVPQHATADLVGSRVEGTVSRGKHLLTRLHPPVGPPLTLHTHLKMEGAWRALAPGRRWPRPAYQARAVLGDDTVTTVGFSLGVVELLPTADEHEVVGHLGPDLLGPDWDEEEALRRLREEPEREVGDALRDQTRLAGLGNMYVAELCFVSGLHPRLPVGDVPDLARAVRRGRQMLQLNKERAVQSTTGDLRERERTWVYRRERSPCRRCATSIRVDRQGPPGRERAIYWCPRCQPEPVTPPRRGPGGPAPR